A stretch of the Sorangium aterium genome encodes the following:
- a CDS encoding GH12 family glycosyl hydrolase domain-containing protein gives MAESLALLTLTATLAAGCSGSSDADDGDTGAAASSGGLPSASASTGDAASGSGGSISSSNGVTSGAGVTSGAGVTSGAGGAGSTGGSTTAGTGGAAAGTGGSGDASSTTAGTGGAANPGSELGNGAMEGSGRSSERYETGLVSRDGTPYVLITNGWGPGFGNHTVSWEGTSFTVESMSGSAGSMGQPASYPTVFCGRYSVKEVPDCGLPAPSSSIKSLRTGWRWAKNGNEGQYNAAYDIWMGNGTQLRGYLMVWLRDPTRYQPAGQPNAAHQGVTVANVPGKWNIWNGMVNGLPIVNWVRAEGQDSSEIEFDVMDFVRDAETRGLSVPGDTVNAVAVGFEIWEGPITNLKSLDFYVDVN, from the coding sequence TTGGCCGAATCTCTTGCGCTTCTCACGCTGACGGCGACTCTCGCCGCCGGTTGCTCTGGATCTTCTGACGCTGACGACGGAGACACCGGCGCTGCGGCGAGCTCTGGCGGGCTACCGAGCGCGAGCGCCTCGACGGGCGACGCTGCGAGCGGCAGCGGCGGCTCGATCTCGAGCAGCAACGGCGTCACCAGCGGCGCCGGCGTCACCAGCGGCGCCGGCGTCACCAGCGGCGCCGGCGGCGCGGGCAGCACCGGCGGCAGCACCACGGCGGGAACGGGCGGCGCGGCGGCAGGTACCGGAGGCAGCGGCGACGCGAGCAGCACCACGGCAGGGACGGGCGGCGCCGCGAACCCGGGCTCCGAGCTCGGCAACGGCGCCATGGAGGGCTCCGGCAGATCGAGCGAGCGGTACGAAACGGGCCTCGTCTCGCGCGACGGCACGCCGTACGTGCTCATCACCAACGGCTGGGGCCCCGGCTTCGGCAACCACACCGTCTCGTGGGAAGGCACGTCGTTCACGGTGGAGAGCATGAGCGGCTCGGCCGGCTCGATGGGGCAACCCGCCTCGTATCCGACCGTCTTTTGCGGCCGATACTCGGTGAAGGAGGTGCCGGATTGCGGCTTGCCGGCGCCGAGCAGCTCCATCAAGAGCCTGCGCACGGGCTGGCGCTGGGCGAAAAATGGCAACGAGGGCCAGTACAACGCCGCGTACGACATCTGGATGGGCAACGGCACGCAGCTCCGCGGCTACCTCATGGTGTGGCTGCGCGATCCGACGCGCTATCAGCCCGCCGGGCAGCCGAACGCCGCGCACCAGGGCGTGACGGTCGCGAACGTCCCCGGCAAGTGGAACATCTGGAACGGCATGGTGAACGGCCTGCCGATCGTGAACTGGGTGCGCGCCGAGGGGCAAGACAGCTCGGAGATCGAGTTCGACGTGATGGACTTCGTGCGCGACGCGGAGACGCGCGGCCTCAGCGTCCCCGGCGACACGGTCAACGCGGTCGCCGTCGGGTTCGAGATCTGGGAAGGCCCGATCACGAACCTGAAGAGCCTCGACTTCTACGTCGACGTGAACTGA
- a CDS encoding long-chain fatty acid--CoA ligase translates to MLAGRMMDYPLTLTHFLDRARTYHARCEIVTQNPDRTVSRSTYADLHRRASKLAHALTRLGVRAGDRVATLCWNHARHLELYLGVPAMGAVLHTLNLRLHPSELGYIASHAEDKVVVVDRSLLPLFRKFAPEVRSIQRVLVLDDDGPVDPAAGDGLDYEALLAPEPDHFDFPSLDERSAAMLCYTSGTTGNPKGVAYSHRSIVLHTLVSCMHDALGFRDRDIVLPVVPMFHAMAWGLPYAAIATGASLVLPGPHLDASSLLDLMARERVTFAAGVPTIWLGILALLDEHPKRWDLSSMRAMVIGGSAAPPALIDGFRARHGLVVLHAWGMTETNPLGTVAHVRSSLGRLREDPAASLQTRASQGYPVPFIDQRHVDAGDRPLPWDGRTMGELEVRGPWVASSYFGGEGEDRFTKDGWFKTGDVVTIDGEGYMRIADRTKDVIKSGGEWISSVALENALMSHPAVLEAAVFAARHPLWGERPLAAIVLRQGQSASKEQLHALLEPRFAKFWLPDEYLFLERIPRTSTGKFLKSKLREEFADLLERKGSG, encoded by the coding sequence ATGCTCGCCGGCCGCATGATGGATTACCCGCTCACGCTGACCCACTTCCTCGACCGGGCGCGGACGTACCACGCGCGCTGCGAGATCGTGACCCAGAACCCGGACAGGACGGTCTCCCGCTCCACGTACGCCGATCTCCACCGCCGCGCGTCGAAGCTCGCGCACGCGCTCACGCGGCTCGGCGTCCGCGCGGGCGACCGCGTCGCGACGCTCTGCTGGAACCACGCCCGGCACCTGGAGCTCTACCTCGGCGTCCCGGCCATGGGCGCGGTCCTCCACACCCTGAACCTGCGCCTCCACCCGAGCGAGCTCGGGTACATCGCCTCGCACGCCGAGGACAAGGTCGTCGTCGTCGACCGCTCGCTCCTCCCGCTCTTCCGCAAGTTCGCGCCGGAGGTCCGCAGCATCCAGCGCGTGCTGGTCCTCGACGACGACGGGCCCGTGGATCCGGCGGCGGGCGACGGGCTCGACTACGAGGCGCTGCTCGCGCCCGAGCCGGATCACTTCGACTTCCCGAGCCTGGATGAGCGCTCCGCCGCCATGCTCTGCTACACGTCGGGGACGACCGGCAACCCCAAGGGCGTGGCCTACAGCCACCGCTCGATCGTGCTCCACACGCTGGTCTCCTGCATGCACGACGCGCTCGGCTTCCGCGACCGCGACATCGTCCTTCCGGTGGTGCCCATGTTCCACGCGATGGCCTGGGGGCTGCCGTACGCGGCGATCGCGACCGGCGCGAGCCTCGTGCTCCCCGGCCCGCACCTCGACGCCTCGTCGCTGCTCGACCTCATGGCCAGGGAGCGCGTCACGTTCGCCGCGGGCGTCCCCACGATCTGGCTCGGCATCCTCGCGCTCCTCGACGAGCACCCGAAGCGCTGGGATCTCTCGTCGATGCGCGCCATGGTGATCGGCGGCTCGGCGGCGCCGCCCGCGCTCATCGACGGCTTCCGCGCGCGGCACGGGCTCGTGGTCCTCCACGCCTGGGGGATGACCGAGACCAACCCGCTCGGCACCGTCGCCCACGTCCGGAGCAGCCTTGGCCGCCTCCGCGAGGACCCGGCCGCGTCGCTGCAGACGCGCGCGTCGCAGGGCTACCCGGTCCCGTTCATCGATCAGCGCCACGTCGACGCGGGCGACCGGCCGCTGCCCTGGGACGGCAGGACGATGGGCGAGCTCGAGGTGCGGGGCCCCTGGGTCGCCTCATCGTACTTCGGCGGCGAGGGCGAGGACCGCTTCACGAAGGACGGCTGGTTCAAGACCGGCGACGTCGTGACGATCGACGGCGAGGGCTACATGCGCATCGCGGATCGCACGAAGGACGTGATCAAGTCGGGCGGCGAGTGGATCAGCTCGGTCGCGCTCGAGAACGCGCTCATGAGCCACCCGGCCGTCCTGGAGGCCGCGGTGTTCGCGGCGCGGCACCCCCTCTGGGGCGAGCGCCCGCTCGCCGCGATCGTCCTGCGGCAGGGCCAGAGCGCCTCGAAAGAGCAGCTCCACGCCCTCCTCGAGCCGCGCTTCGCGAAGTTCTGGCTCCCGGACGAGTACCTCTTCCTCGAGCGGATCCCGCGCACCTCGACCGGCAAGTTCCTCAAATCGAAGCTGCGCGAGGAGTTCGCCGATCTCCTGGAGAGGAAGGGTTCCGGATGA
- a CDS encoding PaaI family thioesterase, protein MYYAAAIAEGEPEDFAAALNTAAIDGWISAMGLRLIRATRDEVEAELDIGPQHRQAYGIVHGGVHAGIVETLASIGAALHALPDGRSVVGLENHTSFLRAVRSGRLRATARPLDRGRRTQVWEGSVYDEEGRLCASGRVRLLVLEPDATLAGQRAGTPG, encoded by the coding sequence GTGTACTACGCTGCCGCCATAGCCGAAGGGGAACCCGAGGATTTCGCCGCCGCGCTGAACACCGCGGCCATCGACGGCTGGATCAGCGCCATGGGTCTCCGGCTGATCCGCGCCACGCGCGACGAGGTGGAGGCCGAGCTCGACATCGGGCCGCAGCACCGGCAGGCCTATGGCATCGTCCACGGCGGCGTCCACGCGGGCATCGTGGAGACGCTGGCGTCGATCGGGGCCGCGCTCCACGCCCTGCCGGACGGCCGCTCGGTCGTCGGGCTCGAGAACCACACGAGCTTCCTGCGCGCGGTCCGGTCGGGGCGGCTGCGCGCCACCGCGCGCCCGCTCGACCGCGGGCGGCGCACCCAGGTCTGGGAAGGCTCGGTCTACGACGAGGAGGGCCGGCTCTGCGCCTCGGGGCGCGTGCGCCTCCTCGTCCTGGAGCCGGACGCGACGCTCGCCGGGCAGCGCGCCGGCACGCCCGGGTGA
- a CDS encoding 1-aminocyclopropane-1-carboxylate deaminase/D-cysteine desulfhydrase has product MRDAAALRMIDDIPRLGWVGAPSPVTALPRLASALGIEFLGVKRDDLCEPLHGGMKMRKLDYVLAAPPFSTATAWSAAGGIGSGNVAALVAAAQRLGRRVHAHLFWTDLSRGVLDNLAFTASGPASIRFYPSRAALALARPSLFLPLRARDDDGAAIVPLGATSALGMVGAARAALELGAQIRAGELPEPARVYVPLGSGGTAAGLAVGLALGGLRSRVVAVAVVERLLASRFRLRALTAELRAALAQRGVAPVPPAAPIDVVHGYLGRGYGSPTPASLAACDALAAEGISLEPVYTGKAMAALMAHARERRLGPVLFWQTARREPLPRSDGFCERLPAALSRRLGAHCGGGSR; this is encoded by the coding sequence TTGCGCGACGCAGCCGCCCTCCGGATGATCGACGACATTCCCCGGCTCGGCTGGGTCGGCGCGCCCTCGCCGGTCACGGCGCTGCCGCGGCTCGCCTCCGCGCTGGGCATCGAGTTCCTCGGCGTCAAGCGCGACGACCTCTGCGAGCCCCTCCACGGCGGGATGAAGATGCGGAAGCTCGACTACGTGCTCGCCGCGCCCCCCTTCTCGACCGCGACGGCGTGGTCCGCGGCCGGCGGCATCGGCTCGGGCAACGTGGCTGCGCTCGTCGCCGCGGCCCAGCGGCTCGGCCGGAGGGTGCACGCGCACCTCTTCTGGACCGACCTCTCCAGGGGCGTGCTCGACAACCTCGCGTTCACCGCCTCGGGCCCGGCCTCGATCCGCTTCTACCCGTCGCGCGCCGCGCTCGCGCTCGCGCGCCCTTCGCTCTTCCTGCCGCTCCGCGCGAGGGACGACGACGGCGCGGCGATCGTGCCGCTCGGCGCCACGTCGGCGCTCGGCATGGTGGGCGCCGCGCGCGCGGCGCTCGAGCTCGGCGCGCAGATCCGGGCCGGCGAGCTCCCCGAGCCCGCGCGCGTCTACGTGCCGCTCGGCTCCGGCGGCACCGCCGCCGGGCTCGCCGTCGGGCTCGCGCTCGGCGGCCTGCGGTCGCGGGTCGTCGCCGTCGCCGTGGTCGAGCGCCTCCTCGCCTCGCGCTTCCGCCTCCGCGCCCTCACCGCCGAGCTCCGCGCCGCGCTCGCGCAGCGGGGCGTCGCGCCCGTGCCCCCCGCGGCGCCGATCGACGTCGTGCACGGCTACCTGGGCCGCGGGTATGGCTCGCCCACGCCCGCGTCGCTCGCCGCCTGCGACGCCCTCGCCGCCGAGGGGATCTCGCTGGAGCCGGTCTACACCGGCAAGGCCATGGCCGCGCTCATGGCGCACGCGCGCGAGCGCCGGCTCGGCCCGGTGCTGTTCTGGCAAACCGCGCGGCGCGAGCCCCTGCCCCGGAGCGACGGTTTCTGCGAGCGGCTCCCGGCCGCGCTGTCGCGGCGCCTCGGCGCCCACTGCGGCGGCGGATCTCGATAA
- a CDS encoding fibro-slime domain-containing protein — protein sequence MLRPLQSNWCAPLATMLVLAGVACGGSSEGSGDSSNTSGAGAGAGAGTSSGDFGSGVSAGAGNGNGSSGSGDGCNASLTGIVRDFRAYDGGKGHPDFETFTGQGLKGIVERELGPDQKPVYAHPGGTEHTTGPDEFKQWYRDVDGVNMPIQFTITPVVGADGIATYENRAFFPIDEQGFGNEGRQHNYHFTFELHMTFVYNGGEEFRFSGDDDLWVFINNRLAIDLGGLHGPQDDRLDLDAMANELGITPGQEYALDFFHAERHTSESNFTIQSTLAFTNCEPIFVD from the coding sequence ATGCTTAGGCCGCTACAGTCGAACTGGTGTGCTCCGCTCGCGACAATGCTGGTGCTGGCCGGGGTCGCGTGCGGGGGAAGCTCCGAGGGCTCGGGCGACTCCAGCAACACCTCCGGCGCCGGCGCTGGCGCTGGCGCGGGCACGAGCAGCGGCGACTTCGGGTCCGGCGTGTCGGCGGGCGCGGGCAACGGGAACGGCAGCAGCGGCAGCGGCGACGGGTGCAACGCGAGCCTCACGGGCATCGTGCGCGACTTCCGCGCCTACGACGGCGGCAAGGGGCACCCCGACTTCGAGACGTTCACGGGCCAGGGCCTGAAAGGCATCGTCGAGCGCGAGCTGGGCCCGGATCAGAAGCCCGTCTATGCGCACCCGGGGGGCACCGAGCACACGACCGGGCCAGACGAGTTCAAGCAGTGGTACCGCGACGTCGACGGCGTGAACATGCCGATCCAGTTCACGATCACGCCCGTGGTCGGCGCCGACGGCATTGCCACCTACGAGAACCGGGCCTTCTTCCCGATCGACGAGCAGGGCTTCGGGAACGAAGGGAGGCAGCACAACTACCACTTCACGTTCGAGCTCCACATGACGTTCGTGTACAACGGCGGCGAGGAGTTCAGGTTCTCCGGCGACGACGATCTCTGGGTGTTCATCAACAACCGGCTCGCCATCGATCTGGGCGGCCTCCACGGCCCGCAGGACGACAGGCTCGACCTCGACGCGATGGCGAACGAGCTGGGGATCACGCCCGGGCAGGAGTACGCACTCGACTTCTTCCACGCCGAGCGGCACACGAGCGAGTCGAACTTCACCATCCAGTCGACGCTCGCGTTCACGAACTGCGAGCCCATCTTTGTCGACTGA
- a CDS encoding M20/M25/M40 family metallo-hydrolase — protein MAWSPRLAAALALVALVALRIAQLSPPDVVPASAPPEVFSAERARAHLAQIAAEPRPTGSAGHRRARDYLLGELSKLGVQPQVQRASVLSRQWGLPYDAAHVENIVARLPGADSTRAVALVAHYDSVPGSPGAADDGSGVAALLEALRALKSVPPLRNDVLLLFTDAEEGGVLGGKAFMDEHPLRGEVGIALNFDARGAGGVVAMFDTGPGDAFPVRELASAAAYPVASSLFPEVARRMGHSTDLSVFKRAGIPGLNFAFSDAAAHYHAPSDTVGNLDLRSVQHAGDYALSLARRFGALDLRDPGRGDAVYFNTWGAHLVSHPIGWTLPIAALVTCLFAGVVLHAARRRAASPGRIAAGLLAFLALLLGVAAAVGGLAWILRSAHPALRVMPFEPYNAPAYRLALALAALAACAAGYRFFRRRLGACELALGALLLWLLLLAAASLFMPGASFYFAWPLAFALLGLAAVTIRRGDAPPTLADAAILVAAAVPAVALAVPGPYLFFVALGLPKAAVPALAVALVFGLFLPHAELLGGGRSTRLSLAFALPGLAALLVACATTGFTEARPRPASLAYAVDAAAGKAHWLSADRDLDPWTAAYFPDDRGQAPSFAVPFVRVTRQAEAPALALPAPSLTVLGDVRRDGVRALRLRVASSRGAPWLFAEVASPNRVIRAEVDGQGVEEPVRGADAKPDVRWGFTYMGLPSGGIEWSLEVEDSGPIEIRLMDQTYELPGELVRGQRPSELMGVPYRLADSTFVSGSFRP, from the coding sequence ATGGCGTGGTCTCCTCGCCTCGCCGCGGCCCTCGCGCTGGTCGCCCTGGTCGCGCTCCGCATCGCACAGCTGAGCCCCCCCGACGTCGTCCCGGCGAGCGCGCCGCCCGAGGTGTTCTCGGCCGAGCGGGCCAGGGCGCACCTCGCGCAGATCGCCGCCGAGCCGCGCCCCACCGGCTCGGCGGGCCACCGGCGGGCGCGCGACTACTTGCTCGGGGAGCTCTCGAAGCTCGGCGTGCAGCCCCAGGTCCAGCGCGCCTCGGTCCTCAGCCGGCAGTGGGGCCTGCCGTACGACGCGGCGCACGTCGAGAACATCGTGGCGCGGCTGCCGGGCGCGGACAGCACCCGGGCGGTCGCGCTCGTCGCGCACTACGACTCGGTGCCCGGCAGCCCGGGCGCCGCCGACGACGGCAGCGGGGTGGCGGCGCTCCTGGAGGCGCTGCGCGCCCTGAAGAGCGTCCCCCCGCTGCGCAACGACGTGCTGCTCCTGTTCACCGACGCGGAGGAGGGAGGCGTCCTCGGCGGCAAGGCGTTCATGGACGAGCACCCGCTGCGCGGCGAGGTGGGGATCGCGCTCAACTTCGACGCCCGCGGGGCCGGCGGCGTGGTCGCGATGTTCGACACCGGGCCCGGCGACGCCTTCCCCGTCCGCGAGCTCGCCAGCGCCGCGGCCTACCCGGTGGCGTCGTCGCTCTTCCCCGAGGTCGCGCGGCGCATGGGCCACAGCACCGATCTCAGCGTCTTCAAGCGGGCCGGGATCCCCGGGCTGAACTTCGCCTTCAGCGACGCCGCCGCGCACTACCACGCCCCGTCCGACACCGTGGGCAACCTCGACCTCCGGAGCGTGCAGCACGCCGGCGACTACGCGCTCTCGCTCGCGCGGCGCTTCGGCGCGCTCGACCTGCGGGATCCCGGGCGCGGGGATGCTGTGTACTTCAACACGTGGGGCGCCCACCTCGTCTCGCACCCGATCGGCTGGACGCTCCCGATCGCCGCGCTGGTCACCTGCCTGTTCGCGGGCGTGGTGCTCCACGCGGCGCGGCGGCGGGCCGCTTCGCCGGGCCGGATCGCCGCGGGGCTGCTCGCCTTCCTGGCGCTGCTCCTCGGCGTCGCCGCGGCCGTGGGCGGGCTCGCGTGGATCCTCCGCAGCGCGCACCCGGCCCTCCGGGTGATGCCGTTCGAGCCGTACAACGCGCCCGCGTACCGGCTCGCGCTCGCGCTCGCCGCGCTCGCGGCCTGCGCGGCGGGCTACCGGTTCTTCCGGCGGCGCCTCGGCGCCTGTGAGCTCGCCCTCGGCGCGCTGCTCCTGTGGCTGTTGCTCCTCGCCGCGGCGAGCCTCTTCATGCCGGGCGCGAGCTTCTACTTCGCCTGGCCGCTCGCGTTCGCCCTGCTCGGGCTCGCGGCGGTGACGATCCGGCGCGGCGACGCCCCGCCCACGCTCGCGGACGCCGCGATCCTCGTCGCGGCCGCGGTGCCGGCGGTCGCGCTCGCCGTGCCCGGCCCGTACCTGTTCTTCGTCGCGCTGGGCCTGCCGAAGGCGGCGGTCCCGGCCCTCGCCGTCGCGCTCGTCTTCGGGCTCTTCCTGCCGCACGCCGAGCTGCTCGGCGGCGGCCGCTCGACGCGGCTCTCGCTCGCGTTCGCCCTCCCGGGCCTCGCGGCGCTCCTCGTCGCCTGCGCCACCACGGGCTTCACCGAGGCGCGGCCCCGGCCGGCGAGCCTCGCCTACGCGGTCGACGCCGCCGCCGGGAAGGCCCACTGGCTCTCGGCCGACCGCGACCTCGACCCGTGGACCGCCGCGTACTTCCCGGACGATCGCGGGCAGGCGCCCTCGTTCGCGGTGCCGTTCGTGCGCGTGACGCGCCAGGCCGAGGCGCCGGCCCTCGCCCTCCCGGCGCCGTCGCTCACGGTGCTCGGTGATGTGCGGCGCGACGGCGTGCGGGCGCTCCGGCTCCGCGTCGCCTCATCCCGGGGAGCCCCCTGGCTGTTCGCCGAGGTGGCGTCCCCGAACCGGGTGATCCGCGCCGAGGTGGACGGGCAGGGCGTGGAGGAGCCGGTGCGCGGGGCCGACGCGAAGCCGGATGTCCGCTGGGGGTTCACCTACATGGGTTTGCCGTCGGGAGGTATCGAGTGGTCGCTGGAGGTCGAGGACTCCGGGCCGATCGAGATCCGGCTGATGGACCAGACCTACGAGCTCCCGGGCGAGCTCGTTCGCGGGCAGAGGCCCAGCGAGCTCATGGGCGTGCCGTACCGCCTCGCCGATTCGACGTTCGTCAGCGGGTCGTTCCGGCCTTAG
- a CDS encoding SMP-30/gluconolactonase/LRE family protein codes for MKRGYRLLGWALLLSGAPSACSGGHVGAASSNGASATSGASAGGGEGGGAATSTGEGGGAAVGAGEGGGAAVGAGAGAGPSGECAALAPGPFEPALVTAVFSGSEDFAFDGRGYLVAKQGSNLVRFDATGRTSNFASLPGPQGPVPGLRYRPDGTLVAALPARGAVVQISATGRVDDYVTGLTDPNGLAPDAQGNVWATDLAGDRVIRLNPDATIDEIASGAPEVSEPNGIAFDPARRAVFYTNSSAGEIRRIDLNNPGEPPSLVATVASSVLDGLVLDTCGHLYTVDTENRTLYRVRLDAGGAALGEAELLARFPTGVANAQFGAGPGFDARTLYVGGAAGSIYAVAVGIAGAPVPAPPEAP; via the coding sequence ATGAAGCGAGGGTACCGGCTGCTCGGCTGGGCGCTGCTCCTGTCCGGGGCGCCGTCGGCGTGCAGCGGCGGCCACGTCGGCGCTGCGTCGAGCAACGGGGCGAGCGCGACGTCGGGCGCGAGCGCAGGCGGCGGCGAAGGCGGCGGCGCGGCCACGAGCACCGGGGAGGGCGGCGGCGCGGCGGTGGGCGCCGGCGAAGGCGGCGGGGCGGCGGTCGGCGCGGGCGCGGGCGCGGGGCCGAGCGGCGAGTGCGCGGCGCTCGCGCCCGGCCCCTTCGAGCCGGCGCTGGTCACGGCCGTGTTCAGCGGCAGCGAGGACTTCGCGTTCGACGGCCGGGGCTACCTCGTCGCCAAGCAGGGGTCGAACCTCGTTCGCTTCGACGCCACGGGCAGGACCTCGAACTTCGCGTCACTGCCGGGCCCCCAGGGCCCCGTGCCCGGGCTCCGATACCGGCCCGACGGGACCCTCGTGGCGGCGCTGCCGGCCCGGGGCGCCGTCGTCCAGATCTCGGCGACCGGAAGGGTCGACGACTACGTGACAGGCCTCACGGACCCGAACGGCCTCGCTCCGGACGCGCAGGGCAACGTCTGGGCGACCGACCTCGCGGGCGATCGGGTGATCCGCCTCAACCCCGATGCCACGATCGACGAGATCGCGAGCGGCGCCCCCGAGGTGAGCGAGCCGAACGGAATCGCCTTCGACCCGGCGCGACGGGCGGTTTTCTACACCAACTCCTCTGCCGGCGAGATCCGCAGGATCGACCTGAACAACCCTGGCGAACCTCCGTCGCTCGTGGCGACGGTCGCCTCGTCCGTGCTCGACGGGCTCGTTCTCGATACGTGTGGTCACCTCTACACGGTCGATACCGAGAACCGGACGCTCTATCGGGTGAGGCTCGACGCGGGCGGCGCCGCCCTGGGGGAGGCCGAGCTCCTGGCGCGCTTCCCGACCGGGGTGGCCAATGCGCAGTTCGGAGCGGGCCCGGGGTTCGATGCGAGGACCCTTTACGTCGGAGGCGCAGCCGGCTCGATCTATGCTGTTGCCGTCGGCATCGCCGGCGCGCCGGTCCCCGCGCCGCCAGAAGCGCCGTGA
- the yedA gene encoding drug/metabolite exporter YedA, protein MKLTSLVSEPPSRLLEASRIDLGKGGLWTHRLRGGPLRLSCTAGAVWITREGEPEDVVLEAGASYGGEGRGLLVVEALEPAQIAVARGEAAKTARAALARARGSWLVLLSLLALYVIWGSTYLAVSVALETLPPFLLAGTRFMTAGALLYGVLRLRGAPRPTLRQWGAAARVGVLLLVFGNGLVVVSQQWVSSGVAAVVVSTMPLWLALFATARGRGAAGGAAAGAPEVSRREWIGLLVGFAGAALLHLGGDLRAAHAGALLILLAPVSWALGSLYSRSLPLPEGPMAVAAEMLAGGAVMLGVSALSGEHLAAAPSSRSLLALAYLAVFGSIVALSAYTYLLRSTRPAIATSYAYVNPIVAIALGVLLGGERASATTWAAAAIVGAGVVIVSRR, encoded by the coding sequence ATGAAATTGACCTCACTTGTTTCGGAGCCGCCATCGCGCCTCCTGGAGGCGTCGCGGATCGATCTGGGGAAGGGGGGCCTGTGGACGCACCGCCTGCGGGGCGGCCCGCTGCGCCTGAGCTGTACAGCCGGCGCGGTCTGGATCACCCGCGAGGGGGAGCCGGAGGACGTGGTGCTGGAGGCCGGCGCCAGCTATGGAGGCGAGGGGCGCGGGCTCCTCGTGGTGGAGGCGCTCGAGCCGGCGCAGATCGCGGTGGCGAGGGGCGAAGCAGCGAAGACGGCGCGCGCGGCGCTGGCGAGGGCGCGGGGGAGCTGGCTGGTGCTGCTCTCGCTCCTCGCGCTGTACGTGATCTGGGGCTCGACGTACCTGGCGGTCTCGGTCGCGCTCGAGACGCTGCCGCCGTTCTTGCTGGCCGGGACGCGCTTCATGACGGCGGGCGCGCTGCTGTACGGCGTGCTCCGGCTGCGCGGCGCCCCTCGCCCGACGCTGCGGCAGTGGGGCGCGGCGGCGCGGGTCGGGGTGCTGCTGCTCGTCTTCGGCAACGGGCTCGTCGTCGTCTCGCAGCAGTGGGTGAGCTCGGGCGTCGCCGCGGTCGTGGTGTCCACGATGCCGCTCTGGCTGGCGCTCTTCGCCACCGCGCGAGGCCGGGGCGCCGCCGGCGGCGCGGCCGCCGGCGCCCCGGAGGTCTCCCGGCGCGAGTGGATCGGGCTCCTCGTCGGGTTCGCGGGCGCGGCGCTGCTCCACCTCGGCGGCGATCTGCGCGCGGCGCACGCCGGGGCCCTGCTCATCTTGCTGGCCCCCGTGTCGTGGGCGCTCGGCTCGCTGTACAGCCGCTCGCTGCCGCTCCCGGAAGGGCCGATGGCTGTCGCGGCGGAGATGCTCGCGGGCGGCGCGGTGATGCTCGGGGTGAGCGCGCTCTCGGGTGAGCACCTCGCGGCGGCGCCCTCGTCGCGGTCGCTCCTCGCGCTCGCCTATCTGGCGGTGTTCGGATCGATCGTGGCCCTCAGCGCGTACACGTACCTGCTCCGGAGCACGCGCCCGGCGATCGCGACGAGCTACGCGTACGTGAACCCGATCGTCGCCATCGCGCTCGGCGTCCTGCTCGGCGGCGAGCGGGCCTCCGCGACGACCTGGGCCGCCGCGGCCATCGTCGGCGCCGGCGTCGTCATCGTCTCGCGGCGCTAG